A region from the Kribbella shirazensis genome encodes:
- a CDS encoding mandelate racemase/muconate lactonizing enzyme family protein, translating to MLTVDHDRPVGPAGRISRVETLTLGTAWRDFSYVRVHTDEGLSGVGEITHPYRSRETCLLTEAMAERHLLGADPFDVEEIWLRMYQGDFLRGGDIGGIVVSGVDQALYDLMGKALGVPAYRLTGGACRDRVPVYANGWYTGDRKPDAFAERAKDVVGRGYTALKFDPFGAGLGELSRAERIRSLDIVAAVRDAVGDDVDLMVEGHARFNFATAARLVDDLRPFDLAWFEEPLPWTHIERYAELRARASMPISGGEHFHNRYEFKQLFATGAVDIVQPDLSMAGGFTELRKIAAIADLHAMSVAPHNSNSPLCTTASVHAVAGLTNLKILETFDGMVEDYVFDALPGVLPVVDGSVPLPTAPGIGVELADEVFAEHPPSHRFWNMFADGWEKRNRT from the coding sequence ATGTTGACCGTGGATCACGATCGTCCGGTGGGGCCGGCAGGACGCATCTCCCGGGTGGAGACGCTCACCCTCGGCACCGCCTGGCGAGACTTCTCCTACGTGCGGGTGCACACCGACGAGGGTCTGTCCGGCGTCGGCGAGATCACCCACCCGTACCGTTCCCGTGAGACCTGCCTGCTCACCGAGGCGATGGCCGAACGCCACCTGCTCGGCGCCGACCCGTTCGACGTCGAGGAGATCTGGCTGCGGATGTACCAAGGCGACTTTCTCCGCGGCGGTGACATCGGCGGCATCGTGGTGTCCGGTGTCGACCAGGCGCTGTACGACCTGATGGGCAAGGCGCTCGGCGTTCCGGCGTACCGACTGACCGGTGGCGCGTGCCGCGACCGGGTGCCGGTCTACGCGAACGGCTGGTACACCGGCGACCGGAAGCCCGACGCGTTCGCGGAGCGGGCCAAGGACGTCGTCGGCCGCGGTTACACCGCGCTCAAGTTCGACCCGTTCGGCGCAGGCCTCGGCGAGTTGTCCCGCGCCGAGCGGATCCGTTCGCTCGACATCGTCGCCGCGGTCCGCGACGCCGTCGGCGACGACGTCGACCTCATGGTCGAGGGGCACGCCCGCTTCAACTTCGCCACCGCCGCCCGACTGGTCGACGACCTGCGACCGTTCGACCTCGCCTGGTTCGAGGAGCCCCTCCCCTGGACGCACATCGAGCGGTACGCCGAGCTGCGTGCCCGGGCCTCGATGCCGATCTCCGGCGGCGAGCACTTCCACAACCGGTACGAGTTCAAGCAACTGTTCGCCACCGGCGCCGTCGACATCGTCCAGCCGGACCTCTCGATGGCCGGCGGCTTCACCGAGCTACGCAAGATCGCCGCCATCGCCGATCTCCACGCGATGTCCGTCGCTCCGCACAACTCGAACTCACCGTTGTGCACCACCGCCTCGGTGCATGCCGTGGCCGGCCTCACCAACCTGAAGATCCTGGAGACCTTCGACGGCATGGTCGAGGATTACGTCTTCGACGCGCTACCCGGCGTACTGCCGGTGGTCGACGGGTCCGTGCCGTTGCCCACGGCACCGGGTATCGGAGTCGAGCTGGCCGACGAGGTGTTCGCCGAGCACCCACCGAGCCACCGCTTCTGGAACATGTTCGCTGACGGCTGGGAGAAGCGGAACCGCACATGA
- a CDS encoding SMP-30/gluconolactonase/LRE family protein: MTSVRVLVDAAAELGEGPVWDERAGVLHWVNITAGQVLTTSIETGETTTVTLPTMVGAVAPAASGGLVAAVAEGFAFDSCTTTLRVLGPSERMNDAKVDPYGRFWAGSTARDFTPGRGALHVLMPDRTSTVALTGLTLPNGLGWSPDGLRMYLVDTLQYRLYSFAFGADGLDPHDRQVLHQFDTAEGMPDGLCVDAEGCLWVAIWGGHKLVRYSPSGQALTTVDLPVEQPSSCTFGGPAWDRLFVTSARQGLNAAPPDLNGALLEILTPAVPGHPTSPFGG, encoded by the coding sequence GTGACCAGCGTCAGGGTTCTGGTCGATGCGGCGGCCGAGCTCGGCGAAGGACCGGTCTGGGACGAGCGCGCCGGCGTACTGCATTGGGTGAACATCACGGCCGGCCAGGTGCTCACCACGTCGATCGAGACCGGCGAGACAACAACCGTGACGCTGCCGACGATGGTTGGGGCGGTCGCACCCGCGGCCAGCGGCGGTCTGGTCGCCGCCGTCGCCGAGGGCTTCGCTTTCGACTCCTGTACAACGACCTTGCGTGTGCTCGGTCCGAGCGAACGGATGAACGACGCCAAGGTCGACCCGTACGGCCGGTTCTGGGCCGGCAGCACCGCCCGCGACTTCACGCCCGGGCGTGGCGCCCTGCATGTGCTCATGCCAGACCGAACGTCAACCGTCGCGCTCACCGGTCTCACACTGCCGAACGGTCTCGGCTGGAGCCCGGACGGACTTCGGATGTACCTCGTCGACACCTTGCAGTACCGGCTCTACTCTTTCGCCTTCGGCGCTGACGGTCTTGACCCGCACGACCGGCAGGTCCTGCATCAGTTCGACACTGCCGAGGGCATGCCGGACGGACTGTGCGTCGACGCCGAGGGCTGCCTGTGGGTAGCGATCTGGGGCGGCCACAAGCTCGTCCGCTACAGCCCGTCCGGCCAAGCACTGACCACCGTCGACCTCCCAGTCGAACAACCCTCGTCGTGCACCTTCGGCGGCCCCGCATGGGACCGACTGTTCGTAACATCCGCCCGCCAGGGCCTGAACGCCGCCCCACCCGACCTCAACGGCGCCCTCCTCGAAATCCTCACCCCCGCCGTCCCCGGCCATCCCACCAGCCCCTTCGGCGGCTGA
- a CDS encoding DUF2867 domain-containing protein, whose product MRIPKSEHLARPWRIHEITQDFTLEDVWALPAAGGPDDLRLFVADVTGSTDPSANWAWPARMLWAIRWKLGELFGWDNPEHGLKARVPTLRDRLPDDLRSGPSGPEFVGLPFSPLYQLQDEWAAEMANRTVHGVMHIGWVPDGEGRYHAEMAVLVRPNGFFGRLYMSGIAPFRYWIVYPQLMRAMEREWHAVEGRVRAVR is encoded by the coding sequence ATGAGAATTCCGAAGTCGGAGCACCTGGCGCGGCCCTGGCGGATCCATGAGATCACTCAGGACTTCACCCTCGAGGATGTCTGGGCGTTGCCTGCGGCGGGCGGACCGGACGACCTCCGGCTCTTCGTCGCGGATGTCACCGGCTCGACCGACCCGTCGGCGAACTGGGCGTGGCCGGCCCGGATGCTCTGGGCGATCCGCTGGAAGCTCGGCGAGCTGTTCGGGTGGGACAACCCGGAGCATGGTCTGAAGGCGAGGGTGCCCACCTTGCGCGACCGGCTGCCGGACGACCTGCGCAGCGGCCCTTCCGGTCCCGAGTTCGTCGGGCTGCCGTTCTCGCCGCTTTACCAGTTGCAGGACGAATGGGCGGCCGAGATGGCCAACCGCACCGTGCACGGGGTGATGCACATCGGCTGGGTGCCGGACGGAGAGGGCCGGTACCACGCCGAGATGGCTGTGCTGGTGCGGCCGAACGGGTTCTTCGGCCGGCTGTACATGTCCGGGATCGCGCCGTTCCGCTACTGGATCGTCTATCCGCAACTCATGCGCGCGATGGAACGCGAATGGCACGCAGTCGAGGGTCGCGTCCGGGCCGTGCGGTGA
- a CDS encoding SDR family oxidoreductase: MSASFSLSGRTVVVTGAARGLGAAFATGLAEAGADLVLVDRTEPAETAAAVISLGRRCRSYVADLAETPELAPLVDTIRREAGPIHVLVNNAGVARLEQFNEITPAGWREVMAVNAEAPFFLAQRVAEHMIADGIEGRIVNISSKNGLVAEAGLAHYNASKAALELITKSLAAELGPHGITCNAVAPGMIETPIADDFDVDLAGLFEAWRARIPLRGGFGRPEDCVGAVVYLASDAGRYVTGTTLLVDGGALADQLPRLRFLPPYRSSL, encoded by the coding sequence GTGAGCGCTTCGTTCTCACTGTCCGGGCGGACCGTCGTCGTCACCGGCGCCGCCCGCGGCCTCGGAGCCGCGTTCGCGACCGGGCTCGCCGAGGCGGGTGCCGACCTGGTGCTGGTCGACCGCACCGAACCCGCCGAGACCGCGGCGGCCGTGATCTCGCTCGGCCGCAGATGCCGCAGCTATGTCGCCGACCTCGCCGAGACGCCGGAGCTGGCTCCCCTGGTCGACACGATCCGGCGCGAGGCCGGTCCGATCCACGTCCTGGTCAACAACGCGGGCGTCGCACGGCTGGAGCAGTTCAACGAGATCACCCCGGCAGGCTGGCGCGAGGTCATGGCCGTCAACGCCGAGGCCCCCTTCTTCCTGGCCCAACGCGTCGCCGAGCACATGATTGCCGACGGCATCGAGGGCCGGATCGTCAACATCTCGTCGAAGAACGGCCTGGTCGCCGAGGCCGGGCTGGCCCACTACAACGCCTCGAAGGCCGCCCTCGAACTGATCACCAAATCACTGGCCGCCGAGCTCGGCCCGCACGGCATCACCTGCAACGCCGTCGCGCCGGGGATGATCGAGACGCCGATCGCCGACGACTTCGACGTGGACCTCGCCGGCCTGTTCGAGGCGTGGCGGGCCCGGATCCCGCTACGCGGTGGCTTCGGGAGACCAGAGGACTGCGTCGGCGCCGTCGTCTACCTCGCCTCCGACGCCGGCCGCTACGTCACCGGCACCACGCTGCTCGTCGACGGCGGCGCGCTGGCCGACCAGCTACCACGGCTCCGCTTCCTCCCGCCGTACCGCTCCAGCCTGTGA
- a CDS encoding MGH1-like glycoside hydrolase domain-containing protein — translation MRDQAAKVLDQNWTGRSTVPSRSLYPHQWSWDSAFIAIGLRHVSISRAQTELEWLLQAQWPDGRIPHIAFSPSVPRDAYFPGPDFWRAQLSNGTETSGIVQPPIHALAAWLTHEADPAESARRGFLQRVYPGLVAWHGYLRDRRTIGAAGLVAIVHPWESGMDNSPAWDSPLARVTPAPAGSFTRRDTDHAAGADRPTDLDYGRYVQLAATYRDNGYDDRETPHAFAVEDPCFNALLICSEHALADIAVVLGHDPEPHRRYAAELTDALVSRLFVAGMFRSLDLLAGELIPADTVAGLIPLTIPGLPVADALLATALGPRFRLGETRLVPSYDLTADDFDAGRYWRGPSWFNTAWLIHRGLVQLGQTAYADALRADLLTLAEATDFAEYVDPLTGSAHGARSFSWTAALALDLAQSTRPCGRR, via the coding sequence ATGAGAGACCAGGCAGCCAAGGTGCTGGACCAGAACTGGACCGGCCGGTCGACGGTGCCGTCACGATCGCTCTACCCGCACCAGTGGAGCTGGGACTCGGCGTTCATCGCCATCGGACTGCGACACGTGTCGATCAGCCGCGCCCAGACCGAACTGGAGTGGCTCCTGCAGGCCCAGTGGCCTGACGGTCGCATCCCGCATATCGCGTTCTCCCCGAGTGTCCCGCGTGACGCGTACTTCCCGGGTCCGGACTTCTGGCGGGCCCAGTTGTCCAACGGCACGGAGACCTCGGGGATCGTCCAGCCGCCGATCCATGCCCTGGCCGCATGGCTCACGCACGAGGCCGACCCAGCGGAGTCGGCTCGTCGGGGATTCCTCCAGCGGGTCTATCCGGGTCTGGTGGCGTGGCACGGCTACTTGCGCGACCGCCGTACGATCGGCGCCGCTGGACTGGTCGCGATCGTTCACCCGTGGGAGTCCGGTATGGACAACAGTCCGGCCTGGGACTCGCCACTCGCGCGGGTCACACCCGCGCCCGCCGGTTCGTTCACCCGGCGTGATACCGACCACGCGGCGGGCGCCGACCGTCCCACCGACCTGGACTACGGCCGGTACGTGCAGCTTGCAGCCACCTATCGCGACAACGGGTACGACGACCGGGAGACCCCGCACGCCTTCGCTGTCGAGGACCCCTGCTTCAACGCGCTGCTGATCTGCTCCGAACACGCGCTCGCAGATATCGCCGTGGTGCTCGGCCACGACCCTGAGCCCCACCGCCGGTACGCCGCCGAACTCACCGATGCGCTGGTCAGCCGGCTGTTCGTGGCCGGCATGTTCCGGTCTCTCGACCTGCTTGCCGGCGAGCTGATCCCCGCCGACACCGTGGCCGGTCTCATCCCGCTCACGATCCCCGGGCTGCCCGTGGCCGACGCACTCCTGGCGACCGCCCTCGGCCCACGCTTCCGGCTCGGTGAGACACGGCTCGTGCCCAGCTACGACCTGACCGCCGACGACTTCGACGCCGGTCGCTACTGGCGAGGACCCAGCTGGTTCAACACCGCCTGGCTGATCCACCGTGGGCTCGTCCAGCTCGGTCAGACGGCTTACGCCGACGCCCTCCGGGCCGATCTGCTGACCTTGGCTGAAGCGACCGACTTCGCCGAGTACGTCGACCCACTCACCGGCAGCGCACACGGCGCCCGCTCCTTCAGTTGGACCGCCGCCCTCGCCCTCGACCTCGCCCAAAGTACGAGGCCTTGCGGCCGCAGATGA
- a CDS encoding TetR/AcrR family transcriptional regulator, giving the protein MAAPTRTPRDRWVEEGLRTLATGGPDAVRVEALAKRLGVTKGGFYGFFADRDALLQAMLDTWERESIDDVIESIESEGGDPKTKIHRAGMRTFSNDRLLPIDLAIRDWARRDAGVAARLRRVDNRRMELLREMIGTFCPDPDEVEARSLIAFCVAIGEHFLAVEHGGRSRAEVLARAADLILDRPHNHSPK; this is encoded by the coding sequence ATGGCAGCTCCGACGCGCACGCCGCGTGATCGATGGGTTGAGGAGGGCCTGCGGACGTTGGCCACCGGCGGACCTGACGCGGTGCGCGTCGAGGCGCTGGCGAAGCGGCTCGGGGTGACCAAGGGCGGCTTCTACGGGTTCTTCGCCGATCGCGATGCGCTGCTGCAGGCGATGCTGGACACGTGGGAGCGCGAGAGTATCGACGACGTGATCGAGAGCATCGAGTCCGAGGGCGGCGACCCGAAGACCAAGATCCACCGCGCCGGGATGCGCACCTTCTCGAACGACCGTCTGCTTCCGATCGACCTGGCGATCCGCGACTGGGCCCGACGTGACGCAGGCGTCGCGGCGCGTCTGCGCCGGGTCGACAACCGGCGCATGGAGCTCCTGCGCGAGATGATCGGCACCTTCTGCCCGGACCCCGACGAGGTCGAGGCGCGCAGCCTGATCGCCTTCTGCGTAGCGATCGGTGAGCACTTTCTCGCCGTGGAGCACGGCGGCCGCTCCAGGGCCGAAGTCCTCGCGCGGGCCGCGGATCTCATCCTCGACCGTCCACACAACCACTCGCCGAAGTAG
- a CDS encoding amidohydrolase family protein — protein sequence MIVDVHSHLFTCPDDIGDPFRGEVSRAHGGPVDLTVKYADYAATAPDGTRTIVVGGKARRSGVWVEDDEVAAYVAEHPDQLIGYLSLDPTHPGWRDELRHGHQELGLRGIKLMPMYAGFDPADPAYDDLYSYAESHNLPLLIHTGTTFVSKAPLRWAMPVHIDEVAIRHPDLRIVLAHLSHPFEGECIAVIRKHRHVYADVSALHYRPFQLWHSLRLVQDYGVWDKLLFGSDFPFTTVDASIEGLRRVAAVPGIPGLDPLDADQVEALIHRDALPLLGLT from the coding sequence ATGATCGTCGACGTTCACTCACATCTGTTCACCTGTCCCGACGACATCGGCGACCCGTTCCGCGGCGAGGTCTCGCGGGCACACGGCGGACCTGTCGATCTGACGGTCAAGTACGCCGACTACGCGGCCACCGCACCGGACGGGACCCGGACGATCGTCGTCGGCGGCAAAGCACGGCGCAGCGGTGTCTGGGTCGAGGACGACGAGGTGGCGGCGTACGTCGCCGAACACCCGGACCAGCTGATCGGCTACCTGTCCCTCGATCCGACCCACCCTGGCTGGCGGGACGAGCTCCGGCACGGCCACCAGGAGCTCGGGCTGCGCGGGATCAAGCTGATGCCGATGTACGCCGGCTTCGACCCGGCCGACCCGGCGTACGACGACCTCTATTCCTACGCCGAATCCCACAACCTGCCGCTGCTGATCCACACCGGGACGACCTTCGTGTCGAAGGCGCCACTGCGCTGGGCGATGCCGGTGCACATCGACGAAGTGGCGATCCGGCATCCCGACCTACGGATCGTGCTCGCGCACCTCAGCCACCCGTTCGAGGGCGAGTGCATCGCGGTGATCCGCAAACATCGGCACGTGTACGCCGACGTGTCCGCCCTGCACTACCGCCCGTTCCAGCTGTGGCACTCACTGCGGCTCGTCCAGGACTACGGGGTGTGGGACAAACTGCTGTTCGGCTCCGACTTCCCGTTCACGACAGTGGACGCCTCGATCGAGGGCCTGCGCCGGGTCGCCGCCGTACCAGGAATCCCGGGCCTCGATCCGTTGGACGCCGACCAGGTCGAAGCGCTCATTCACCGTGACGCGTTGCCGCTGCTGGGGTTGACGTGA
- a CDS encoding IclR family transcriptional regulator yields MTNNDPDSPENSRYWVRSVARAAELLEVLSGAPARRGMSVTELATALGLSKSSAFSTLQTLSHFGLVADDGEGMNRRYRLGMTLARLGSRARDQLSLVDVARPHLTRLTAEVGFSSRLAVPDSDQAVVVDQVATAEGVQIELRMGFRELPHCTGLGKALLSTMDDAAVSALIARTGLPRRTTKTITDEAALRAHLDDIRGLGYAVDDEEDAEGVFCIGAPLFGAGNTCVGAISITGLKLGQPSWRYAELGRVVRDTAARISVGLGYAADHESR; encoded by the coding sequence ATGACGAACAATGATCCGGATTCGCCGGAGAACTCGCGCTACTGGGTGCGCAGCGTTGCCAGGGCTGCCGAGCTGCTCGAGGTGCTGTCCGGTGCGCCGGCTCGGCGGGGGATGTCGGTGACCGAGCTGGCCACGGCGCTCGGGCTCAGCAAGAGTTCGGCGTTCTCGACCTTGCAGACGCTGTCGCACTTCGGCCTGGTCGCCGACGACGGCGAGGGCATGAACCGCCGCTACCGGCTGGGGATGACGCTGGCCCGGCTGGGCTCCCGGGCGCGTGACCAGCTCAGCCTGGTGGACGTCGCGCGGCCGCACCTGACGAGATTGACCGCGGAGGTCGGGTTCAGCTCGCGCCTGGCGGTGCCGGACAGCGATCAGGCGGTGGTCGTGGACCAGGTCGCCACGGCCGAGGGCGTGCAGATCGAGCTCCGGATGGGTTTCCGCGAGCTCCCGCACTGCACCGGCCTGGGCAAGGCGCTGCTGTCGACGATGGACGACGCGGCCGTGTCGGCGCTGATCGCCCGCACCGGTCTGCCGCGGCGTACGACCAAGACGATCACCGACGAGGCAGCGCTGCGTGCACACCTGGACGACATCCGCGGTCTCGGCTATGCGGTCGACGACGAGGAGGACGCCGAAGGCGTGTTCTGCATCGGCGCGCCCCTGTTCGGCGCGGGTAACACCTGCGTCGGGGCGATTTCGATCACTGGTCTGAAGCTGGGGCAGCCGTCCTGGCGGTACGCCGAACTCGGTCGCGTCGTCCGCGACACCGCGGCCCGGATCTCGGTCGGTCTCGGGTACGCCGCCGACCACGAATCCCGCTGA
- a CDS encoding aspartate aminotransferase family protein has product MRPMSLSQRAAQVIPGGVNSGQRLIPGLTDLVVAATEGARFTDAQGRTYTDYHAAFGPPLLGHNDPDVAAAVADAGRRIDLTGVGVTEGEVELAEEIVRLVPSVEKVLLTSTGSEATFHALRVARAATGRRLVVKFQGCYHGWHDSVSLNVISAPDKVGTRDPISAGILPEVLDATLVLPFNDVTAVRQAFADHGDDIAAVILEPVPHNVGCLLPEPGFLQSLRDETSKAGSVLIFDEVITGFRHALGGWQAISGVTPDLTAMGKAIANGYPVGALGGRADLMELFSTTPGAPAFFAGTYNGHPSVVAAAHATLRKLQTEPVHDHVFRLGAAIRTGLAEIFAELGVPAVAHGYGSVFVSYFMDGPEPTTYADLLRNDASFFIGYRRRLLEHGVFELPLNLKRSHVSYAHTDSDVDELLTATRAAVRDTLTLGGERELAGTSTMGGAS; this is encoded by the coding sequence ATGCGCCCGATGTCCCTCTCGCAGCGCGCCGCCCAAGTGATCCCCGGCGGCGTCAACTCAGGCCAGCGACTGATCCCCGGCCTCACCGACCTGGTCGTCGCCGCCACCGAGGGAGCGCGATTCACCGACGCGCAGGGCCGGACGTACACCGACTACCACGCGGCCTTCGGCCCGCCGCTGCTCGGCCACAACGACCCCGACGTGGCGGCCGCGGTCGCCGACGCCGGCCGCCGGATCGATCTCACCGGCGTCGGCGTGACCGAGGGCGAGGTGGAACTGGCCGAGGAGATCGTCCGGCTGGTGCCGAGCGTCGAGAAGGTTCTGCTCACCTCGACCGGCAGCGAGGCGACCTTCCATGCGCTCCGGGTCGCTCGGGCCGCGACCGGCCGCCGGCTGGTGGTGAAGTTCCAGGGCTGCTACCACGGCTGGCACGATTCCGTCAGCCTCAACGTCATCTCCGCGCCCGACAAGGTCGGGACCCGGGACCCGATCTCCGCGGGGATCCTGCCCGAGGTGCTGGACGCGACGCTCGTGCTGCCCTTCAACGACGTCACCGCCGTTCGGCAGGCCTTCGCGGACCACGGTGACGACATCGCCGCGGTGATCCTCGAGCCGGTGCCACACAACGTCGGCTGCCTGCTGCCGGAACCCGGGTTCCTGCAGTCGCTACGCGACGAGACCTCGAAGGCCGGCAGCGTGCTGATCTTCGACGAGGTGATCACCGGCTTCCGGCACGCGCTCGGTGGCTGGCAGGCGATCAGCGGCGTCACCCCGGACCTGACCGCGATGGGCAAGGCGATCGCCAACGGCTACCCGGTGGGCGCCCTCGGCGGCCGCGCGGACCTGATGGAGCTGTTCAGTACGACGCCCGGCGCGCCCGCGTTCTTCGCCGGGACGTACAACGGTCATCCCTCGGTCGTCGCCGCCGCGCACGCCACGCTGCGCAAACTGCAGACCGAGCCGGTGCACGACCATGTCTTCCGGCTCGGCGCCGCCATCCGGACCGGTCTCGCGGAGATCTTCGCCGAGCTCGGCGTGCCCGCGGTCGCCCACGGTTACGGCTCGGTGTTCGTCAGCTACTTCATGGACGGGCCGGAGCCGACGACGTACGCCGACCTGCTCCGCAACGACGCCTCGTTCTTCATCGGCTACCGCCGGAGGCTGCTCGAGCACGGGGTCTTCGAACTGCCGCTCAACCTCAAGCGCAGCCACGTGTCGTACGCGCACACCGACTCCGACGTCGACGAACTGTTGACCGCCACCCGCGCGGCCGTTCGTGACACGCTGACCCTAGGCGGCGAGCGCGAGCTCGCCGGGACTTCGACCATGGGAGGTGCGTCCTGA
- a CDS encoding LIC_13387 family protein, with product MARSRGSRPGRAVSGGLLAAAATVVGVLGAGHLVLLYASPTLSPDDDLAKRLAVSVVPLSDATNVLRLWVGFNVSHSLGALVFALTFGYLALAHDELLFDSPYLLVIGAAYLLTMLLTSVRYWFNVPSIGLALSTVLYLAGAVLGATGLA from the coding sequence ATGGCACGCAGTCGAGGGTCGCGTCCGGGCCGTGCGGTGAGCGGCGGCCTGCTTGCGGCCGCGGCGACCGTCGTGGGAGTGCTCGGTGCCGGGCATCTGGTCTTGCTCTACGCGAGTCCGACGCTGAGTCCTGACGACGACCTGGCCAAGCGTCTTGCGGTGTCCGTGGTGCCGCTGTCCGATGCGACCAACGTGTTGCGGTTGTGGGTCGGCTTCAACGTCAGTCATTCTCTCGGCGCGCTGGTCTTCGCGCTGACGTTCGGCTATCTCGCCCTGGCGCACGACGAGCTGTTGTTCGATTCGCCGTACCTGCTCGTGATCGGTGCGGCGTACCTGCTGACGATGCTGCTTACCAGCGTGCGCTACTGGTTCAACGTGCCGAGCATCGGTCTTGCGCTCTCAACCGTTCTCTACCTCGCCGGTGCCGTGCTGGGCGCGACCGGCTTGGCGTGA